From one Eptesicus fuscus isolate TK198812 chromosome 21, DD_ASM_mEF_20220401, whole genome shotgun sequence genomic stretch:
- the ERICH4 gene encoding glutamate-rich protein 4: MELWRQLRQAGLVPPGLGPPPRALRGVPPSWRAGQTLMSPGTDTDGARESLLWIWEELENLRRVDVQLLGQLCSLGLEMAVLREELVAFLEEEEEEEEIFLEEEEDEEPEGKQEEVHLGASCPASGHRLPDFEMTI, from the exons ATGGAGCTGTGGAGACAGCTGAGGCAGGCTGGACTGGTGCCCCCAGGGCTGGGTCCGCCCCCCAGGGCCCTGAGGGGTGTCCCCCCATCATGGAGAGCTGGCCAGACCCTCATGTCCCCAGGGACAGACACTGACGGTGCCAGGGAGAGTCTGCTGTGGATCTGGGAGGAGCTG GAGAACCTTCGAAGAGTGGATGTCCAGCTGCTTGGCCAGCTGTGTAGCTTGGGGCTGGAGATGGCGGTGCTGCGGGAGGAGCTGGTTGCTttcctggaagaggaggaggaggaggaggaaatcttcctggaagaggaggaggatgaagagccagagggaaagcaggaggaAGTACATCTGGgggcctcctgcccagcctcagGCCACCGGCTCCCCGACTTCGAGATGACTATCTGA